The Pseudophryne corroboree isolate aPseCor3 chromosome 2, aPseCor3.hap2, whole genome shotgun sequence genome has a segment encoding these proteins:
- the LOC134987633 gene encoding uncharacterized protein LOC134987633, giving the protein MPTTAEMDKLQRLETLLEPCRYVTELLGGEKYVSCSVVLPAFCHLSRVMESSDDDPAYVVKFKSTFRTDLETRKENANIAYLKIATALDPRFKDLKCIPRAERGEVWALVTNLLKEQRFVAEKPVEATSEPPNKKLALLAASSESDSEQEEDSVENSVRRFRAEPTISTESCPLEWWSKHAGSHSRLASIAQKYLATPATSVPCERLFSPASHIVQKKRVSLSSENVNNLVCLSNWLGAEQ; this is encoded by the exons atgccaactacagctgaaatggacaaactgcagaggttggaaacgctactggagccctgcag gtatgtgactgaacttctgggaggagaaaagtatgtttcatgctctgtggttctgcctgctttttgccatctctctcgggtcatggagagttcagatgatgacccagcctacgtggtcaaatttaagtctacattcagaacagacctggagacacgcaaagaaaatgccaacattgcatatctgaagattgctaccgcattggaccctagattcaaggacctcaagtgtatacccagagctgagaggggtgaggtgtgggccttagtcaccaacttactaaaggaacagaggtttgttgcagagaaacctgtggaagcaacatcagagccaccaaataaaaagttagccctattggctgcttcatcagagtctgattctgagcaggaggaagattcagttgagaacagtgtgcgtcgattcagagcggagcccaccatcagtacagagtcctgtccattagagtggtggtccaaacatgcaggctcacacagcaggctggcctccattgcacagaagtacttggccacacctgcaacatcagtaccctgtgaaaggttgttttctcctgctagtcatattgtacagaagaagagagtttctttatcatctgaaaatgtaaataaccttgtgtgtcttagcaactggcttggtgcagagcagtaa